A genomic segment from Microbulbifer elongatus encodes:
- the petA gene encoding ubiquinol-cytochrome c reductase iron-sulfur subunit, which produces MSDDGVNVGRRRFLTAATSVVGGAGAVGVAVPFVASWNPSAKAKAAGAPVKYNIAKLEPGQMVTVEWRGKPVYVVRRTQEVLDNLVKVDPYLRDPNSEASTQPSYVDPENRAIKPQILVLVGLCTHLGCAPMYRPEVGTADLGGDQWQGGFFCACHGSKYDLAGRVYTGVPAPYNLEVPPYSYEGDDVIVIGVDQEGSA; this is translated from the coding sequence ATGAGTGATGACGGTGTAAATGTGGGGCGTCGTCGATTCCTGACCGCCGCTACCTCCGTAGTAGGTGGTGCCGGGGCGGTGGGAGTTGCTGTACCTTTTGTCGCCTCCTGGAATCCGAGTGCCAAGGCGAAAGCCGCCGGCGCGCCAGTTAAGTACAATATTGCCAAGCTGGAGCCGGGCCAAATGGTGACCGTCGAATGGCGTGGCAAGCCGGTGTATGTGGTTCGCCGCACGCAGGAAGTGTTGGATAACCTCGTCAAAGTGGATCCGTACCTGCGCGATCCCAACTCTGAAGCCTCTACCCAGCCTTCCTACGTCGACCCGGAAAATCGCGCGATCAAGCCGCAGATTCTGGTGCTGGTTGGCCTGTGTACCCATCTGGGCTGCGCGCCCATGTACCGCCCGGAAGTGGGCACTGCCGATCTCGGCGGTGACCAGTGGCAGGGTGGCTTCTTCTGCGCCTGTCACGGTTCCAAATACGATCTGGCCGGCCGCGTTTATACCGGTGTACCTGCGCCGTACAACCTGGAAGTACCTCCCTATTCCTACGAAGGGGATGACGTAATCGTAATCGGCGTGGATCAGGAGGGCAGCGCATGA
- a CDS encoding nuclear transport factor 2 family protein, with translation MKSRTLGCTVAVILTLFQPSTFADERANLNRLLNRFLAGAADDIQVHQRFWADDLIYTSSSGQRFGKAEILAGMKKNAADKATQEESQTDSAAMHYRAEATDIRLLGDTAIVAFRLIAEPQPSADRSASKMEFFNTGTFIKRNGEWRALAWQATKIPAVAPASQ, from the coding sequence ATGAAATCTAGAACGCTCGGGTGCACTGTAGCGGTGATACTGACACTGTTTCAGCCCAGCACCTTCGCCGATGAGCGCGCGAACCTAAATCGCCTGCTCAACCGCTTTCTGGCGGGTGCCGCCGACGATATCCAGGTGCACCAGCGCTTCTGGGCCGACGACCTTATTTACACCAGCTCATCAGGTCAGCGGTTTGGCAAAGCCGAGATTCTCGCGGGAATGAAAAAAAACGCGGCCGACAAAGCAACACAAGAAGAGTCGCAGACTGATTCCGCGGCGATGCACTATCGCGCCGAGGCGACCGACATTCGCCTGCTGGGGGATACCGCCATCGTGGCCTTTCGCCTGATCGCCGAGCCTCAGCCCAGCGCCGACCGCAGTGCCAGCAAGATGGAGTTCTTCAACACCGGCACTTTCATCAAGCGTAATGGGGAGTGGCGGGCACTGGCCTGGCAGGCAACCAAAATTCCAGCGGTCGCCCCCGCCAGCCAGTAA
- the rplM gene encoding 50S ribosomal protein L13: MKTYSAKPEAVTRDWYIVDAADKTLGRISAEIAHRLRGKHKPEYTPHVDTGDYIVVINAEKVRVTGNKAKDKIYHSHSGYPGGLKSISFEKLIDKAPERTIQSAVKGMLPKGPLGRAMFKKLKVYKGSEHPHAAQQPIELSI, encoded by the coding sequence ATGAAGACTTACAGTGCCAAGCCGGAAGCGGTCACTCGCGACTGGTACATTGTTGACGCTGCGGACAAGACTCTCGGCCGTATTTCCGCCGAGATTGCTCACCGCCTGCGCGGCAAGCACAAGCCTGAATATACGCCCCACGTGGACACCGGTGACTACATCGTAGTAATCAACGCCGAAAAGGTCCGCGTGACCGGCAATAAGGCCAAAGACAAGATCTACCACAGCCACTCCGGCTACCCCGGTGGTCTTAAATCCATCAGCTTTGAGAAGCTGATCGACAAGGCGCCTGAGCGCACCATCCAAAGCGCTGTGAAAGGCATGCTTCCCAAAGGCCCGCTGGGTCGCGCCATGTTCAAGAAATTGAAGGTGTACAAGGGTAGCGAACATCCTCATGCGGCCCAGCAGCCGATTGAACTGTCGATCTAA
- the rpsI gene encoding 30S ribosomal protein S9, with the protein MATTQYYGTGRRKTSTARVFIAQGEGKISVNGRSLDEYFGREVARMIVRQPLEMVDMVEKFDINVTVKGGGSFGQAGAIRHGLTRALMQYDESLRQPLRAAGYVTRDARAVERKKVGLRKARKKPQFSKR; encoded by the coding sequence ATGGCAACTACTCAATACTACGGTACCGGCCGCCGCAAGACCTCTACCGCTCGCGTATTCATCGCGCAGGGTGAAGGTAAAATCAGCGTTAACGGTCGTTCCCTGGACGAATACTTCGGCCGCGAAGTGGCGCGCATGATCGTGCGTCAGCCGCTGGAAATGGTCGACATGGTCGAGAAATTCGACATCAACGTCACTGTGAAGGGCGGTGGTTCCTTCGGTCAGGCGGGTGCGATCCGTCACGGTCTGACCCGCGCTTTGATGCAGTACGACGAGTCTCTGCGTCAGCCGCTGCGTGCAGCAGGTTACGTTACGCGCGACGCTCGTGCTGTTGAGCGTAAGAAAGTCGGTCTGCGCAAAGCGCGTAAGAAGCCGCAATTCTCCAAGCGTTAA
- the zapE gene encoding cell division protein ZapE — protein sequence MVTDQHQTGSVSTSTPLSPMQRYERDLQRPDFVEDPAQRAAVEALQDLYERLLAAQGAGGLLGGLRRLWKKTDTPEKGLYFWGGVGRGKTYLMDAFYEALPFERKQRTHFHRFMRDVHRQLKKLAGEKNPLEKVADRIAGRARVLCFDEFFVSDITDAMILANLLEALFQRGVTLVATSNIIPEGLYKDGLQRARFLPAIDLLLAHTKVVNVDNGIDYRLRVLEMAELYHYPLDAEADASLERSFNSLMVEGAEVREQVALDIEGRPIVATRVADDVAWFEFSELCDGPRSQNDYIELAREFHTVLLANVPRFDERSESQARRFINLIDEFYDRCVNLVISAEEPVESLYGGRHLRFEFERTVSRLQEMQSREYLARQHRVD from the coding sequence ATGGTCACGGATCAGCACCAGACTGGCTCAGTTTCGACATCCACGCCCCTGTCACCCATGCAGCGTTACGAGCGGGATCTGCAGCGTCCGGATTTTGTGGAGGATCCGGCGCAGCGCGCGGCGGTGGAGGCCTTGCAGGATCTGTACGAGCGACTGCTGGCTGCGCAGGGTGCGGGCGGCTTGCTCGGCGGCCTGCGCCGCCTGTGGAAAAAAACGGATACGCCGGAGAAAGGGCTGTATTTCTGGGGTGGGGTCGGACGCGGCAAAACCTACCTGATGGATGCCTTTTACGAGGCGCTGCCGTTCGAGCGCAAGCAGCGCACGCATTTCCACCGTTTTATGCGCGATGTACATCGCCAGCTGAAAAAACTGGCGGGTGAGAAAAACCCCCTGGAAAAGGTGGCCGACCGTATCGCCGGGCGCGCCCGGGTGCTCTGTTTTGACGAGTTTTTCGTATCGGATATTACCGACGCGATGATTCTCGCCAACCTGCTGGAGGCCCTGTTCCAGCGCGGGGTCACCCTAGTGGCTACCTCGAACATCATTCCCGAGGGTCTATATAAGGATGGGTTGCAGCGCGCCCGTTTCCTGCCCGCCATTGACCTGCTGCTGGCCCATACCAAAGTGGTGAACGTGGATAACGGGATTGATTACCGGCTGCGCGTGCTGGAAATGGCGGAGCTTTACCACTACCCGTTGGACGCAGAGGCGGACGCCAGTCTGGAACGTTCGTTTAATAGCCTGATGGTGGAAGGGGCCGAAGTGCGCGAGCAGGTTGCCCTGGATATCGAGGGGCGCCCGATTGTCGCGACCAGAGTCGCCGACGACGTAGCCTGGTTCGAATTCTCCGAGCTCTGCGACGGCCCCCGGTCCCAGAACGACTACATAGAGCTGGCGCGGGAGTTTCATACGGTACTGTTGGCCAATGTGCCGCGCTTTGACGAGCGCAGCGAGAGTCAGGCGAGGCGCTTCATCAATCTGATCGACGAGTTCTATGACCGTTGCGTCAACCTGGTGATCTCCGCCGAGGAACCGGTAGAGTCCCTGTACGGCGGTCGCCATCTGCGCTTTGAGTTCGAGCGCACCGTGAGCCGGTTGCAGGAGATGCAGTCGCGGGAGTATCTGGCGCGGCAGCACCGGGTGGATTGA
- a CDS encoding ubiquinol-cytochrome c reductase, producing the protein MNWLTALGDWVDQRLPIYRAWDTHMGKYYAPKNFNLWYFFGVLSMLVLVNQLLTGIWLVMSYSPTADGAFASVEYIMRDVEMGWIIRYLHSTGASAFFVVVYLHMFRGLMYGSYKPPRELVWIFGMCIYLVLMAEAFMGYVLPWGQMSYWGAQVIVSLFGAIPVVGEDLVQWIRGDYLISGITLTRFFSLHVIALPLVLVLLVVLHILALHEVGSNNPDGIEIKKNKDENGVPLDGVAFHPYYTVHDLVGVAVFLFAFCVVVFFFPEMGGFFLEYANFEEANPLKTPEHIAPVWYFTPFYAVLRAVTIDIGPLTAKFLGLVAMGAAIAILFVLPWLDKSPVRSIRYKGWLPKVLLMVFAAIFIILGYLGVKSPTPGRNFLAQVATLFYFAFFVTMPIWTNPTTRKGLASWIVSGAFGFLFLWMAVVNFKASLFVFAMAMVFAVFFAILPWLTSRDVVHPEPARVTSPSSTKSFILLMTGIISVLLLTFVPIKAVGAESSVELDYIKTDLTDKPSLQRGAKYFVNYCMGCHSANFSRWERVATDLEIPNELMLQNLVLGDDKIGDLMEIAMKPEDSKVWFGATPPDLTLVARARSPEWLYTYLRSFYKDDSRPLGVNNKVFPNVGMPHVLMELQGLPECAPGPKRDHGKIVRDEMGNPIMDANCGSLKVGDVKGSMTDVEYDQAVYDLVNFMEYIAEPMAETRKRVGFYVLAFILVFFIFAWLLNREYWKDVHH; encoded by the coding sequence ATGAACTGGCTAACCGCACTGGGGGACTGGGTCGACCAGCGACTGCCGATCTACCGCGCGTGGGATACCCATATGGGTAAATACTACGCGCCCAAGAACTTTAACCTGTGGTACTTCTTTGGTGTGCTCTCCATGCTGGTTCTGGTGAACCAGCTGCTGACCGGTATCTGGCTGGTCATGAGCTACTCGCCCACCGCAGACGGCGCCTTCGCCTCTGTGGAATACATCATGCGCGATGTGGAAATGGGGTGGATCATCCGCTACCTGCACTCCACCGGTGCCTCCGCTTTCTTTGTGGTGGTCTACCTGCACATGTTCCGCGGTCTGATGTACGGCTCCTACAAGCCGCCCCGTGAACTGGTGTGGATCTTCGGTATGTGTATCTATCTGGTGCTGATGGCGGAAGCCTTTATGGGCTACGTACTGCCCTGGGGCCAGATGTCCTACTGGGGGGCCCAGGTGATCGTATCCCTGTTTGGCGCCATTCCGGTGGTGGGTGAAGATCTGGTGCAATGGATTCGCGGAGATTACCTGATTTCCGGTATTACTCTGACGCGCTTCTTCTCCCTGCACGTGATCGCACTGCCGCTGGTACTGGTGCTGCTGGTAGTGCTGCATATCCTGGCGCTGCACGAAGTGGGCTCCAATAACCCCGACGGCATCGAGATCAAAAAGAACAAAGACGAAAACGGTGTGCCGCTGGATGGAGTCGCCTTCCACCCATACTACACCGTGCACGACCTGGTGGGCGTGGCGGTATTCCTGTTCGCCTTCTGCGTGGTGGTGTTCTTCTTCCCGGAAATGGGTGGTTTCTTCCTCGAGTACGCCAACTTTGAAGAGGCGAACCCGCTGAAGACACCGGAGCATATTGCCCCGGTATGGTATTTCACCCCGTTCTACGCGGTGCTGCGCGCGGTGACCATCGATATCGGCCCGCTGACCGCCAAATTCCTCGGTCTGGTGGCCATGGGTGCGGCCATCGCGATCCTGTTTGTGCTGCCGTGGCTGGATAAGAGCCCGGTGCGCTCCATCCGCTACAAAGGCTGGCTGCCGAAAGTACTGCTGATGGTGTTTGCGGCGATCTTCATCATTCTGGGTTACCTGGGTGTGAAATCTCCGACTCCGGGGCGTAACTTCCTGGCGCAGGTCGCGACCCTGTTCTACTTCGCGTTCTTTGTGACCATGCCGATCTGGACCAATCCGACCACCCGCAAGGGCCTGGCCTCCTGGATTGTGAGCGGCGCCTTCGGTTTCCTGTTCCTGTGGATGGCAGTGGTCAACTTCAAGGCGAGCCTGTTTGTATTCGCCATGGCCATGGTGTTTGCGGTGTTCTTCGCGATTCTGCCGTGGCTGACCAGCCGTGATGTGGTACACCCGGAGCCCGCGCGCGTTACCAGTCCGTCCAGCACCAAATCGTTCATTCTGTTGATGACCGGTATCATTTCTGTGCTGCTGCTGACGTTTGTTCCGATCAAGGCGGTGGGTGCGGAAAGCTCTGTCGAGCTGGATTACATCAAGACCGACCTGACCGACAAACCCTCGCTGCAGCGTGGTGCCAAGTACTTCGTCAACTATTGCATGGGGTGTCACAGTGCCAACTTTTCCCGCTGGGAGCGGGTGGCCACCGACCTGGAGATCCCCAACGAGCTGATGCTGCAGAATCTGGTTCTGGGTGACGACAAGATCGGCGATCTGATGGAGATCGCCATGAAGCCGGAAGACTCCAAAGTCTGGTTTGGTGCCACTCCGCCGGATCTGACCCTGGTGGCCCGCGCCCGCTCACCAGAATGGCTGTACACTTACCTGCGGAGCTTCTACAAAGATGACAGTCGGCCGCTGGGTGTGAACAACAAGGTGTTCCCGAATGTCGGTATGCCCCATGTACTGATGGAGTTGCAGGGGTTGCCAGAGTGCGCCCCGGGCCCCAAGCGCGACCACGGTAAGATCGTGCGCGACGAAATGGGCAACCCGATCATGGATGCCAACTGCGGCAGTCTGAAAGTGGGGGATGTGAAAGGCTCCATGACCGACGTGGAGTACGACCAGGCGGTCTATGATCTGGTCAATTTCATGGAATACATCGCCGAGCCGATGGCAGAGACCCGCAAGCGCGTCGGTTTCTACGTACTGGCGTTTATTCTGGTGTTCTTCATCTTCGCCTGGTTGCTGAACCGCGAATATTGGAAAGACGTGCACCACTAA
- a CDS encoding S1C family serine protease, which produces MSLQRFLQDWAIPAAIGLAMAAALLFFFPHLRESTGTDTPQAISAPESYASAVNLAGPAVVNVFSKRALRNHPLASHPLFPYYLNKMTPLQRERMQQNLGSGVIVDDSGYVLTNYHVISGAEQIAVVLADGREARAQLVGSDADFDLAVLKIDLPNLTAIEVGDPDRAQVGDVVLAIGNPFGVGQTVTQGIISATGRDVGNTGVGGYLQNFLQTDAAINPGNSGGALVDSRGRLLGINTTSVLNQTGLNQTGTSGGISFAIPATIALKVMQDLIEFGRVVPGWLGVEAENLNPLLARAFNLASTNGVIITAIYKSGPAHQAGLQPGDVITHINATPINDGKHGNAAMATLRPGEVVTITYIRDGETLATQATVSERPQAEDGQPQNGG; this is translated from the coding sequence GTGTCATTACAACGATTTCTGCAAGACTGGGCCATTCCCGCCGCGATCGGCCTGGCGATGGCCGCAGCGCTACTTTTTTTCTTCCCCCACCTGCGCGAAAGCACGGGAACCGACACCCCGCAAGCCATCTCCGCCCCAGAATCCTATGCCAGCGCAGTCAACCTGGCCGGCCCTGCGGTAGTCAACGTGTTCAGCAAGCGGGCGCTGCGCAATCACCCGCTGGCCAGCCACCCCCTGTTTCCCTACTACCTGAACAAGATGACCCCGCTGCAACGGGAGCGCATGCAGCAGAACCTGGGCTCCGGGGTTATCGTTGACGACTCCGGCTACGTACTGACCAACTATCACGTCATTTCCGGAGCGGAACAGATTGCCGTGGTACTGGCGGATGGTCGCGAGGCGCGCGCACAGCTGGTGGGATCCGATGCAGACTTTGACCTGGCGGTCCTGAAAATTGACCTCCCCAACCTGACCGCGATCGAGGTGGGCGACCCGGATAGAGCCCAGGTCGGGGATGTGGTACTGGCCATCGGCAACCCGTTCGGGGTCGGGCAAACCGTCACCCAGGGCATTATCAGCGCAACCGGCAGAGACGTGGGCAATACCGGCGTAGGCGGCTACCTGCAGAACTTTCTGCAGACCGATGCGGCCATCAACCCCGGCAACTCCGGCGGCGCCCTGGTGGACTCCCGCGGACGGTTGCTCGGCATCAACACCACGTCGGTACTGAACCAGACCGGCTTGAACCAGACAGGCACCAGCGGCGGCATCAGCTTCGCGATTCCCGCCACCATCGCCCTCAAAGTCATGCAGGATCTGATCGAGTTTGGCCGGGTGGTTCCCGGCTGGCTGGGCGTGGAAGCGGAAAACCTCAACCCGCTGCTGGCGCGCGCTTTCAACCTGGCATCCACCAACGGTGTGATCATTACCGCAATCTACAAAAGTGGTCCCGCGCACCAGGCGGGACTGCAGCCCGGGGACGTGATCACCCATATCAACGCCACCCCCATCAATGATGGCAAGCACGGCAACGCCGCGATGGCCACTCTGCGCCCCGGTGAAGTGGTAACCATCACCTATATCCGCGACGGTGAAACCCTGGCCACCCAGGCAACCGTCTCGGAGAGACCTCAGGCAGAAGACGGCCAGCCGCAGAACGGCGGTTGA
- a CDS encoding YhcB family protein produces MHSTSVLILVGVVGLALGALLAFLATRSRQSTDRTQELELRLKEANSKLEDFQQEVNEHFDQTSQLVNNLTQSYREVHEYLANSAMRLSSQDIGRQMLEAGSGQLSDNDENLSVLPPRDWAPKEPGAKGTLSEEFGLEKEAQAPAPAPTSETAVNR; encoded by the coding sequence GTGCACTCAACTTCGGTTTTAATTCTGGTCGGCGTCGTCGGCCTGGCCCTAGGTGCCCTGCTTGCTTTCCTGGCCACCCGCAGCCGCCAGAGCACTGACCGCACCCAGGAACTGGAGCTGCGGCTGAAAGAAGCCAACAGCAAACTCGAAGACTTCCAGCAGGAGGTCAACGAGCACTTTGACCAGACATCCCAGCTGGTGAACAACCTCACCCAAAGCTACCGGGAAGTACACGAATATCTGGCCAACAGCGCCATGCGACTGTCCAGCCAGGACATCGGCCGCCAGATGCTGGAAGCCGGAAGCGGCCAGCTGAGCGACAACGATGAAAACCTGAGCGTACTGCCTCCCCGCGACTGGGCACCCAAGGAGCCCGGTGCCAAAGGTACTCTGTCCGAAGAATTTGGACTGGAGAAAGAAGCGCAAGCCCCTGCCCCCGCACCAACCTCGGAAACCGCGGTTAACCGCTGA
- the hisD gene encoding histidinol dehydrogenase: MSEFSVRRLDAGNPDFSSDLDGLLAWESVADTQVEATVAGILQDVKTRGDGAVIEYTNRYDRRQLTQATDFCLQAADLQGALERIPADKRAALESAAERVRAYHEHQLQSSWQYQETDGTVLGQQITAMERVGIYVPGGKASYPSSVLMNAIPARVAGVEEVLMVVPAPDNQLSDLVLAAAAIAGVDKVFTIGGAQAVAALAFGTETIARVDKIVGPGNIFVASAKRAVFGQVAIDMIAGPSEILVICDGKTDPDWIAMDLLSQAEHDEQAQSILLSPDAGFLDAVAASLQKLLADLPREAIASRSIAERGALILVRDIAQAIEVSNRIAPEHLEVSVDNPEQYLPQIRHAGAIFLGRYTAEALGDYCAGPNHVLPTSGTARFSSPLGVYDFQKRSSIIYCSPEGADTLGRVAATLAKGEGLDAHARSAEYRVRNSAD, from the coding sequence ATGAGTGAGTTTTCCGTACGCCGGCTGGATGCCGGAAATCCCGATTTTTCCTCCGATCTCGATGGGCTACTGGCGTGGGAGTCCGTGGCGGATACACAGGTTGAAGCGACGGTGGCTGGCATCCTTCAGGATGTGAAAACCCGTGGTGACGGGGCAGTGATTGAGTACACCAATCGTTATGACCGCCGCCAGCTAACGCAGGCCACAGACTTTTGCCTGCAGGCGGCAGACCTGCAGGGGGCACTGGAGCGTATTCCCGCTGACAAGCGGGCCGCGCTCGAGTCCGCAGCCGAGCGTGTGCGTGCTTATCACGAACACCAGCTGCAATCCTCCTGGCAGTACCAGGAAACCGATGGCACCGTGCTGGGCCAGCAGATTACCGCCATGGAACGTGTCGGTATCTATGTGCCCGGCGGCAAAGCCAGCTACCCTTCCTCGGTGTTGATGAACGCCATTCCCGCGCGGGTTGCCGGCGTGGAAGAAGTGTTGATGGTGGTGCCGGCACCGGACAATCAGCTCAGTGACCTGGTGTTGGCCGCCGCCGCGATTGCCGGTGTGGATAAGGTCTTTACCATTGGCGGCGCCCAGGCCGTTGCGGCATTGGCTTTCGGAACAGAGACCATTGCCCGTGTCGACAAGATCGTTGGTCCGGGCAATATTTTCGTCGCCTCGGCCAAGCGCGCTGTCTTTGGTCAGGTGGCAATCGACATGATTGCCGGACCCTCGGAAATTCTGGTTATCTGTGATGGCAAGACCGATCCGGACTGGATTGCCATGGATCTGCTCTCCCAGGCGGAGCACGATGAGCAGGCCCAGTCGATTCTACTGAGCCCGGATGCCGGATTTCTCGATGCGGTAGCCGCGTCTTTGCAAAAGCTGCTTGCCGATCTGCCGCGAGAGGCCATTGCCAGCCGCTCTATTGCCGAGCGTGGTGCCTTGATTCTGGTTCGCGATATTGCGCAGGCGATCGAGGTCTCCAACCGCATAGCGCCGGAGCACCTGGAGGTGTCTGTGGATAACCCGGAACAGTATCTCCCGCAGATCCGTCACGCCGGGGCGATCTTCCTTGGGCGTTATACCGCCGAAGCGCTGGGAGACTACTGTGCGGGGCCCAACCATGTGCTGCCCACCAGCGGTACCGCGCGCTTCTCTTCGCCCCTGGGCGTCTATGACTTCCAGAAACGCAGCTCGATTATCTATTGCTCTCCGGAAGGTGCGGATACGCTCGGGCGCGTAGCGGCCACCCTGGCCAAGGGGGAAGGGCTGGATGCCCACGCGCGCTCTGCGGAATACCGGGTGCGCAATTCCGCAGACTGA
- a CDS encoding ClpXP protease specificity-enhancing factor: MTSNRPYLLRAFYEWITDNKCTPYLLVDTHLNGVLVPQQHVNEDGQIVLNVSETAVMGLTMDNYAIRFNARFGGVPTDIQVPVGAVVGIYARENGQGMVFEPEETPEPPEPTPPTTLKKPSKKPALRVVK; this comes from the coding sequence ATGACCTCCAACCGCCCGTATCTGTTGCGGGCGTTTTACGAGTGGATCACCGACAACAAGTGCACACCCTATCTGCTGGTGGACACCCACCTGAATGGCGTGCTGGTACCCCAGCAGCACGTCAATGAGGATGGGCAGATTGTGCTCAACGTGTCGGAAACCGCGGTGATGGGGCTCACCATGGATAACTATGCAATCCGCTTTAACGCGCGTTTTGGCGGAGTGCCTACCGACATTCAGGTGCCGGTAGGTGCGGTGGTGGGGATCTATGCCCGCGAAAACGGTCAGGGAATGGTGTTTGAGCCCGAAGAAACGCCGGAACCACCAGAACCCACGCCGCCGACCACCCTCAAGAAGCCCTCGAAAAAGCCTGCCCTGCGCGTCGTCAAGTAG
- a CDS encoding glutathione S-transferase N-terminal domain-containing protein, whose protein sequence is MGVPTNKRSSMTFFSDGRCHFSHRVRIVLAEKGVSVEIIDVDPDDKPAELADLNPYNSLPTLVDRDLVLFETKVMMEYLDERFPHPPLLPVYPVARAQSRQIMHRIERDWCPLVDKILAGGKDAAAARKDLRDSFVGIAPMFTDLPYFFNEEFSLVDCCMAPLLWRLDQLEIALPKTKQAKPLLDYMDRLFEREAFQQSLTEYEREMRA, encoded by the coding sequence ATGGGTGTGCCGACCAACAAGCGCTCCTCCATGACCTTCTTTTCTGACGGTCGTTGTCACTTCAGCCATCGGGTACGTATCGTCCTGGCGGAAAAAGGTGTTTCCGTAGAGATCATCGACGTCGATCCCGATGACAAACCGGCGGAACTCGCCGACCTCAACCCCTATAACTCCCTACCCACCCTGGTGGATCGCGACCTGGTGCTGTTCGAGACCAAGGTCATGATGGAGTACCTGGACGAGCGTTTCCCGCATCCTCCACTGCTGCCGGTCTATCCGGTTGCCCGAGCTCAGAGCCGCCAGATCATGCATCGTATCGAGCGCGACTGGTGCCCGCTGGTGGACAAGATTCTGGCAGGGGGCAAAGATGCCGCAGCGGCGCGCAAAGATCTGCGTGACAGCTTTGTGGGTATCGCGCCGATGTTTACCGACCTGCCGTACTTCTTTAACGAGGAGTTCTCGCTGGTCGACTGCTGTATGGCTCCGCTGCTGTGGCGCCTGGACCAGCTGGAAATCGCCCTGCCGAAAACCAAGCAGGCCAAGCCACTGCTGGACTATATGGATCGTCTGTTTGAGCGCGAAGCCTTCCAGCAGAGCCTGACCGAGTACGAACGCGAAATGCGCGCCTGA
- the sat gene encoding sulfate adenylyltransferase: protein MSLVRPHGSVELQPRFVYDSERHHQLAHEAESLPSIVVSSAAAANAVMLGAGYFNPLHGYMNLADTLSVAESLRTVDGLFWPVPVVNMVEDTSAIAGAKRIALRDPNVEGNPVLAVMDVDAIETVSDEQVNTIAEHVFGTLDDAHPGVATFKAAGRQLISGSIEVLNFSYFQADFPDTFRTAVEIRNEFVEHGWSKVVAFQTRNPMHRAHEELCKMALEAVDADGVLIHMLLGKLKPGDIPAHVRDASIRKMVEEYFPKNTVMVTGYGFDMLYAGPREAVLHAVFRQNCGCSHLIVGRDHAGVGDYYGAFDAQTIFDEKVPEGALEIQIFRADHTAYSKKLNRVVMMRDVPDHTKDDFILLSGTKVREMLGNGIAPPPEFSRPEVAQILMDYYQSL from the coding sequence ATGTCCCTGGTTCGTCCACACGGCAGTGTCGAGCTGCAGCCCCGCTTTGTTTACGACAGTGAGCGCCACCACCAGCTGGCTCATGAAGCGGAATCCCTGCCATCCATCGTGGTGAGCTCCGCAGCAGCGGCCAATGCGGTAATGCTGGGTGCCGGCTACTTCAATCCGCTGCATGGCTACATGAACCTGGCGGACACGCTGAGTGTGGCGGAAAGCCTGCGTACCGTTGATGGGCTGTTCTGGCCGGTGCCGGTGGTGAATATGGTGGAAGATACTTCTGCTATCGCCGGTGCCAAGCGTATTGCCCTGCGCGACCCCAATGTCGAGGGGAACCCGGTACTCGCCGTAATGGACGTGGATGCCATCGAGACCGTTTCCGACGAGCAGGTGAATACCATCGCCGAGCATGTATTCGGTACTCTGGATGACGCGCACCCGGGCGTGGCGACCTTCAAGGCTGCCGGCCGCCAGCTGATTTCCGGCTCCATCGAAGTGCTGAACTTCAGCTATTTCCAGGCGGACTTCCCGGATACCTTCCGCACCGCGGTGGAGATCCGCAATGAATTTGTGGAGCACGGCTGGAGCAAGGTCGTGGCTTTCCAGACCCGCAACCCCATGCACCGTGCCCACGAAGAGCTGTGCAAGATGGCGCTGGAAGCCGTGGACGCCGATGGTGTACTTATCCACATGCTGCTGGGCAAGCTGAAGCCCGGTGATATCCCCGCGCACGTGCGCGATGCCTCCATCCGCAAGATGGTGGAAGAATACTTCCCGAAAAACACCGTAATGGTGACCGGCTACGGCTTCGACATGCTCTACGCCGGCCCGCGCGAAGCGGTGCTGCATGCAGTGTTCCGTCAGAACTGTGGCTGTAGTCACCTGATCGTCGGCCGTGACCACGCCGGTGTTGGCGACTACTACGGTGCCTTCGATGCGCAGACCATTTTTGATGAGAAGGTACCGGAAGGTGCGCTGGAAATTCAGATCTTCCGCGCGGACCACACCGCTTACTCCAAGAAGCTGAATCGCGTGGTGATGATGCGCGATGTGCCGGATCACACCAAGGATGATTTCATCCTGCTGTCTGGTACCAAGGTGCGCGAGATGCTGGGTAACGGTATTGCACCGCCTCCGGAATTTTCCCGTCCGGAAGTGGCCCAGATCCTCATGGACTACTACCAGAGTCTGTGA